A window of Aequoribacter fuscus genomic DNA:
CGCTGCTTGCGAAAGCGATTGCCGGTGAGGCAAAAGTGCCCTTCTTTTCAATTTCGGGTTCTGACTTCGTTGAAATGTTTGTGGGTGTCGGCGCGTCGCGTGTACGAGACATGTTTGATCAGGCCAAAAAGCAGTCACCCTGTATTATTTTCATCGATGAGATCGACGCTGTGGGTCGCCATCGTGGCGCTGGATTAGGGGGGGGCAATGACGAGCGGGAACAAACCCTCAACCAGCTGCTGGTAGAAATGGATGGATTCGAAGGTCACGAAGGTGTGATTGTGATCGCGGCTACCAACCGCCCCGACGTATTAGACCCAGCACTCTTGCGCCCTGGACGCTTTGATCGCCAAGTCGTCGTGGGGTTGCCCGACATTCGCGGGCGAGAACAAATTCTTAAGGTTCACATGCGCAAAGTGCCCTTGGGTGAGGATGTCGAGCCCTCAAAAATTGCGCGCGGTACGCCGGGTTTCTCGGGCGCTGATCTGGCCAACTTGGTGAACGAAGCGGCTCTCTTTGCCGCTCGTGGCAACGCACGGAAAGTGGGCATGCAGCAGTTTGAATTGGCCAAAGACAAGATCATGATGGGCGCCGAGCGCAAATCAATGGTGATGTCAGAGGCCGAGAAGCGCAATACTGCTTACCATGAGGCTGGCCACGCGATTGTCGGTCGCTTGATGCCTGAGCACGATCCTGTGTACAAGGTTTCGATTATTCCGCGCGGCCGGGCACTTGGCGTGACCATGTTTCTGCCAGAGGAAGACCGCTATAGCCACAGCCGCAGATATATTATTAGCTCCATTTGCAGCTTATTTGGCGGGCGAATCGCTGAAGAGATTACCTTGGGTAAAGATGGTGTGACGACAGGTGCGTCGAACGATATCCAGCGTGCGACCAAAATGGCAAGAAGTATGGTGACGCAGTGGGGACTGTCAGAACGTTTGGGTCCTCTCATGTATGATGAGGCGCAAGAAGAGGTGTTCCTAGGCCGATCTGCTGGGCAGAATCACTCAAGTGTTTCTGGTGAAACCGCCAAAGCTATCGACGAAGAGGTGCGCTCGATTATCGATGAGTGTTATGCGACGGCGAAACGTATTTTGGAAGAAAATATCGATAAACTGCATACGATGGCAGATGCGCTGATGCACTACGAGACGATCGATTCGGGGCAAATCGACGATATCATGGCTGGTCGTGAGCCTCGTGAGCCTTCGGATTGGAACGGTTCTAGCGGCGGCGATACCACCACGAAAGCGGAACAAGACGTCAAGGGTGGTGACAATGTCACGCCAATCGGTGGTCCCGCCAGCGAACACTAGAGCCAATGATGAGTGAGATAAGCCTCGACCGGTGTTACGTTGCTGGTCGAGAGCTGCAATTCCCTGCGGTGATGGGCGTGGTGAATACCACGCCCGATTCATTTTCTGATGGTGGCACACTTTACCAATCCACACGCTTGGACCTAGACAAAGCCTTCGATCGCTGTGCCAAAATGGTCCAAGAGGGTGCGACCATTTTGGATATTGGTGGCGAAAGTACTCGACCAGGATCCGACCCCGTTAGTGTCGAACAAGAGTTGGAACGCGTTATACCTCTAGTGGAGCGTTTGGCTCGATCGTTCGATGTGGCGCTGTCACTTGATACTTCGACGCCTCAAGTTATGCTTGAAGGAGCGCTGGCGGGTGCTCACATTATTAACGACGTCAGAGCCTTGCAGCGCGAGGGTGCGCTTGAGGCCGCGTGCAGCACTGACTTAGCGGTATGCCTGATGCACATGCAGGGTGAACCTAAAACCATGCAAGCACAGCCAGCCTATGATGACGTTGTGCAAGACGTCAGCGGTTTTTTGAACCAGCGAATCGAAGATTGCCTAACCGCAGGCATCGATAAAAAGCGCCTGTGGATTGATCCAGGGTTTGGTTTTGGTAAGACTCTGGCGCATAATATCGAATTAATGCAAAACATTTCTTACTTTTGTAATGGTGGCTATCCCGTGCTAGTGGGTGTCTCCAGAAAATCGATGATTGGCGCTATTACAGGTAAAGATGTGAACAAACGCTTAGCCGGAGGGCTGGCACTGGCAACCTATGCACTGATGCAAGGTGCCCACATCATTCGTACGCACGATGTCGATGCGACTATGGATGTTGTAAACGTGGTCAGGGTGCTTAAGGGGGAACAATGAGCAAACGCTATTTTGGAACGGATGGAATTCGCGGTGAAGTAGGTGTAGCACCGATTACCCCTGATTTTATGCTTAAGCTCGGTTGGGCTGCGGGCAAAGTCTTTGCGGCGAAAGCGGGCAAACAGCGGCCTCTCGTGGTGATTGGCAAAGACACAAGAGTGTCTGGCTATATGTTCGAATCGGCTTTAGAGGCGGGTTTGGTGGCAGCGGGCGTCGATGTTCGTTTGCTTGGCCCAATGCCAACCCCGGCGGTTTCAGTAATGACCCAAACACTGAATGCGACAGCTGGCATCGTGATTAGCGCATCGCACAATCCCTTTCAGGACAACGGCATCAAATTCTTTGGCCATGACGGGGGGAAGTTGGGTGATGAGCTCGAGTTTGAAATCGAGGCCATGATCGATCGTCCGCTAGAGACTTCGGGTTCGAGTGCCTTGGGCAAAGTTGTGCGCATTAACGATGCTGGCGGCCGTTACATTGAATATTGCAAATCGACCGTGCCCAGAGGTTTTAGCCTAGCGGGTTTAAATCTGGTGGTGGATTGCGCAAACGGTGCGACTTATCACGTAGCGCCAGCGGTTTTTCAAGAACTGGGCGCCAACGTGACAAAAATTGGTACCGAGCCCAATGGCTTTAACATTAATGCCGGTGTTGGCTCGACCGATATGAGTGCTTTGGCTGCGCAGGTTCGACAAACCCAAGCGGATTTGGGTATCGCTTTCGATGGCGACGGTGACCGAGTGCTCTTTGTTGACCATCAGGGCGCAGAAATTGAGGGTGACCAGTTGCTGTACGTTATGGCGAAATCACGTCAGCAGCGTGGCTGTAACGATCAAGGCGTCGTGGGTACATTGATGTCGAATCTTGGGTTGGAAGTCGGCCTTAAAGCCCTTGGCCTCGGATTTTTCCGGGCAAAAGTCGGTGATCGCTACGTGAAAGAGGCTATGTTAGCACGTGGCTGGGTGCTGGGCGGCGAATCGTCAGGGCATTTAATCTGCACCGATGTGTCGAATACAGGGGACGGTATTGTTTCTGCTTTGCAGGTTTTGCGCGCAGTGGTCGAGAGCGGTGACAGTCTTGGTGCGTTGTGCTCTGAAATGGATATGATGCCGCAAACGATGATTAACGTGCGTATGTCAGAGCGCGTTGATATTACTGCTAATCCGCAAGTGCAGGCTGCGGTTGCCGAAGTGGAGTCGGCGTTAGGCGACTCGGGTAGGGTATTACTGCGGCTGTCGGGCACCGAGCCGTTAGTGCGTGTCATGGTCGAGGGCAGCAATGCCAGCACCGTAAACGAGTTATGTGCGAGTTTAGCGACAAAAGTTGAGCAGGCGCTCGCAGATTGACTTGTAACGAATCCATGCTTTCGATAGACTTGCGCGCGCTTTAGAGGTGATGCTATGCCAAACGCCTTAGTCGTCGGCAATTGGAAAATGTGGGGATCACGAGAGCAGGCCAAGACGCTTGCATCGAGTGTTGCTGGATCCAGCCAATCCGGCGTAGATTGGGGCGTTTGTCCACCGTTTCCCTACCTGCAGGTTGCTATTGATCAACTCGGTTGCGATCGGGTCGGTGCGCAAACGGTCAGTGCCGATCAGTCCGTGCCGCATACTGGCGATGTCAGCGCTGAAATGTTGGCTGACCTTGGCGTGCGATGGGTGATTGTTGGTCACTCCGAGCGGCGGGCAGAGCGGCACGAAACAAACGAGCTTGTGCGAGCGCAGGTTGAACGAGCCCTGAGTCAAGGCTTAGTGCCGATTGTGTGCGTGGGAGAAACCCTAGAGCAACGCAATGCCGGGCAGGCCGAGTCGGTTGTCGTAGAGCAACTTGATGCGGCTTTGCAGGGCTTGGTGCCTACGACTGACTTAGTCGTAGCCTACGAGCCGGTTTGGGCGATTGGAACGGGCGTTGTGGCAACACCTGAGCAGGCACAGGCGATGCATGCCGTTGTGCGGCAGCGAGTAAAAGATTTGGGTTTGAGCGACCGAACGCCTTTACTGTATGGGGGCAGCGTCAAACCGGATAACGCCGAAGGCTTGTTTGCCTTGGCAGATGTCGATGGCGCCCTAGTGGGTGGAGCATCGTTAGACGCGCAAGCGTTTTTAGCAATTATTGATGCCGCGGCGGCGGCAAAGGCCGAATAGGCAAGAGAATATGGAACAGATTATTTTAGTAGTGCATTTGTTGGTGGCCTTGGCGATCATTGGTTTAATTATGATCCAGCAGGGTAAAGGCGCCGACATGGGTGCGTCGTTTGGTGCAGGTGCGTCGCAAACCTTGTTGGGTAGCGCTGGTAGCGGAAATGCCTTAACTAAGGCGACTTCTTGGTTGGTGGCGGCGTTTTTCGCAACCAGCTTTGCCCTAGCGGTTGTAGCTAACGAGAAGACAGCACCGGTAGAAGATTTGGGTATTGAAATTCCAGTAGAGGTTGAGGCGCCAGCGAGTGACTTGCCCGTTGTGGATGACGAGCCCGAGGCAATGAGCCCAACGAGCGACTTGCCTATAGTTCCTGATTCAGGGGACAATTAAAGAGCAACAAAGCCGAAGTGGTGGAATTGGTAGACACGCCATCTTGAGGGGGTGGTGAGCATAGCTCGTGCGGGTTCAAGTCCCGCCTTCGGCACCAACCATTTGACAGCCGTGACCTTAGGGTTGCGGCTTTTGTTTTTCAGTAGCGCTGTTCTAGACGCGGGACTACCCCGGCCTTCGCTGGTTCCTCGCGCGCGGTATCGCGCTCGGGCTCAGGCGTGATTCGCTGAGCGAATCACCCCGCAATCGGCACCAACCATTCGACTAAAGTGATTTAGTCATCGCAAGTAGCTATTTAGTATCTTCGTTTTAGATGCGGGACTACCCCGGCCTTCGCTGTTTCCTCGCGCGCGGTATCGCGCTCGGGCTTAGGCGTGATTCGCAAAATTAAAACCAAGTTCGGTTTCAATACATCTCTGCGGCGAGGCCAAACGCTTAGTAGCTTAAACCATGCCCAAAACCATACAGCGTATCTTCTGGTGCATAACCCGGTGCGTCGGGCGCTTGGTGCAAAATGGCCTCGGCGCTGTTGGCCAATGCAAAAGGCAGTCTCCCGCTGGGGTTAAAGCGGCCTGTAACCACATCGAGCAGTGCGTTGTCGTCCGAACCAAACAAGGCGATGTGTGCACCTACCTTGGCGAAGCCGCTGGCGTCATCCATGACGTAGGGTTGGCGGAAATACACTGCGAGTATGGTCTTGTCAGCACCAACACTCGCAATGGTGTTGTTAATTTGCTCCAAGCTAGGGGTTACCACCCATGATTTGGTGTTCGCCATTTGGCTAAAGGCCAAAAAGTCGAGCTCGTCTGGCGCCGCACCACCGAAAATAGTTGCTGGTTCAAGGCCTGGTACCGGTAGCGGCTCCATGGGCATGTGGCTCAGGTCTGTTACGGGGTTAGTGACTGTCACTCGGATTAGAGCATAGTCGGCATTAGCGATAGCTTCGGGATTGGTTTCACCGCTCTCAATCACGACACCCTCTCTTGACTCTATGCGCGTATCGACACCAAGGGTGAACAGACGCACTGGCTTGCCTGTTACTTTGATGGGCAAGAGGTCATTTTCATTCTTCAACAGCACGATCGCCTTGCGTTGGGCAAGATCCGCTTTGGCTTGGAATTCTGGATTGCCCACTAGCTCGGTCGCAGCGTAGGGATCGACATAGGGGTTTTCGAATAATCCCAATTCAAACTGCTCCTTGAGCAAGCGCGCGACAGACAGATCAAGTCGCTCTTCGCTGATTAACCCGCTCTCGACCAAAGACAGTATTTGACTGTGGTCATCAAAGCCCGACAGTACGTCGGTGCCAGAGTGGATTGCGAGGCTCAGTAACTCTTCGATCGATTTGTCCTCAAGTCCCCAGGCTCGGTTTGCGCTGACGGGGCCAATAATACCGGTGTCCGAATTCACGTAGCCTTTGAACCCGAGTTTTTCTCTTAACAACCCGGTTACGATACCTTTTGAGAACGCCATGCCAACGTCATTGGGTTGATAATCTTGTCCCACGGGTATGCCGTAGTAGGCCATAATTGATGAGGTTCCCGCGTCGATAGCGGCAACGAAGGGCTTGAGATGTGCATCAAATTGACCGGCCGGGTAGCTTTGATTGCGACCAAAATGATAATGGGGGTCTCCGCCTCCAGCTTGCGGACCACCGCCCGGGAAATGTTTGATGGTAAGTGCCACGCTTTCCTTGCTGAGTTGTTCGCCCTGAAGCGTCGTGACCAAGGTGGTGATAATGTCGGCGGCAAGATCAGCATCCTCAGTAAAGGTTTCGTGTACTCGATACCATCGGGGTTCGGTCGATAAGTCCGCCATATAACCGTACATGCCGCGTAAGCCGATCGCGATCCATTCCTGGCGCATAATATCAGCGAATTCCCGTATCAAGTCTTGGTCGCGTGTAGCCGCCAAGCCGGCTTCTTTAGGCCAGGTCGAGAACGAACCCGCCGATAAGTTAATGCCAGGTCGTGAATCTTGTTCATAATGATTGCGTGCGTTGGACTTGAACAAGGCAGGAATACCCAGGCGGGTGGATTCGGCCAAGGCTTGAATAGCATTGGTGTAATTCGCTGCTTCGAATGGCGTGATTTGGGCGCCACTTCGGCCTGAGGGTGCGGAGCGGTCTGGGTTGGGCACGACGGGATTGCGAAAGATAAAACGTGTCATATACTCCTGCTTGACAAATTTTTCGGCCTTGTCGGGCAGCAAGCCTTCCGATTCTGCGTTTAGCGTTTGAATCAACATCATGCCCGCTTTCTCATTGATCGTCATGCGAGCTACTAGATCGCTCACGCGCTCGCTGGTTGGCAGGCGCCAGTCTTCGTAGGGGTCTAGGCTTGAGTTATCGTTCAGGTCTTTGAAGGTATAGCCGTCGATTTCTAGGTATTGCTTGGCCACTTTGACGAGCTGGGGTTGAGTATCGGCGGCCGGTTCGCTGGATGCAGATTGGTCTGCTACGTCAGCGCATCCCGTGAGTAACAAAGCCATTGCGCATACTAAGAGGCGACTCGCTCCCGCTTTACCACTTTGGTTGTCATCTCGAATCGGTTTGTTTGTTACCCTGTTCATGCCTTTGCTCCCGCCGAAAGTTTAATGCCTGCCAATTTGGTCAGGCCACTTGGCCAAAATAGAGCTTTTTGGTGTAAAAAGCAAGTTTAGTCGCCTATCAGCAGACTAAACTCGGCCTTTTGACCGCGAATGCAAGTCTATGTTCAGCCGATTAGCTGCAGCGCCTGAGTATCCTAATCTGATCCATATGGGTTATTCCGTACGCTGCTATGTCAGTTAAGCTTGGTGTTTGAGGTGACGATAAAATCACACAATAACGAGACAAAATATGAGTACGAGACGAATTGAAGAACTTTTGGCCCTACGCTACGCCAGTATCTGCGATAAGAGAAACTTTTCAGATGTTAAAGACATCGTCACCGAGGACTTTAAGCAAACCGGTCCCGAATGGCATTGCGACGGCGCAGCCGCTTTTGAAGCGCAATTGGGTTACTTAAAAGACAACTTCTCGGCAACCATGCACATGGTGGGTAACCAGTTGGGCGAGTGGCAGGGCGAGGTTTACCGGGGTGAGACCTACAGCATTGCGAACCACTTGTACGAAAAAGATGGCGTTGCGCGCAAGTTGGATATGGCCATTCGATATGATGAGGAGATTTGCCAAGAGAATGGGGTGTACAAGTATGCTCGTCGGGATGTCCACGTGATTTGGGTATCTGACACTGCCTTGTACTCGTGAGGGGAATTGTCCCCGGCTTAAGGGGAATTTTGTATGAGTAGAAAAGTGGCGTTCATCACAGGTGCAAGCCGTGGCATTGGAGCAGAAACGGCCGTTCAATTAGCGAAGGCTGGCTATGATATCGCTATTACTGCACGCACGCTGAAAGAAGGTAGTGAGCAAACCTACGGCGCGGTTACCACGTCGCTGTCGGGCAGTTTAGAAGTGACAGCCGCGCGTGTCGAGGAGGCGGGTGGCAGGGCCTTGTGCTTAACCTCCGATATTCTTAAGCCCCGGACTGTTTTGGCCGCCATTGATGAAGCGGTTGCAACCTTAGGTCCTATTGATTTGTTGTTTAACAATGCGTGTTACCAGGGGCCTGGCAACCTCTCGCGTTTTTTAGAGGTCGAAGTCGAGCAGGTGGAGGCAATTTTTACCGGTAACGTCACGACGCCGACCATGGCGGTTCAAAAAGTGTTACCGAGTATGATTGAGCGCGGTAGCGGCGTGATTATTAACATGGTGTCTGGCTCGGCAGTAAATAATCCACCTGTCCCCGTCGATCAGGGAGGGTGGAGCTTTGCCTATCCAGCTTCGAAGGCGGCATTAATTCGCATGGTGCCCGCGTTACGCATAGAGCATACAGAGCCAGGTCTGCGTTTTTTTAACGTGGAGCCAGGGTTTGTCTACACCCAAGTCATGAAGGCCAATCACTTTGGCGAAGAGGCTGCGGCTCGATTCGGACCTACCGATCCCGCCGATGTGGCAGAGGTGATTCGCTGGCTGGCAACGACTGAAGAGGCAATGGCTTATCATGATAAGACCATTATCTTTGCCCCGCAGCTGTCTAAAACAGTGAGTGAATCGCCTCATGGTTAGGCGCTTTGGGTATCCAATTGACCGCCCTGCGGTAGGAACTTTGTCATCTATGATTATTAAACGGCCTCATACTTAAATAGAATAAATACGAGGTTTAAGCACTATTTGATGTAGGAACCAATATATGCCCTGTCATTCGCGATAAAAATCGCTTTGCTTGTCTTATTGTCTAGCATTAAAGTGCTGTATTCATCGGTGATAATAAGGAAAAAGTTATGCGTATTTCTGACCGTCTTGTACCCTCCGCGTTTGCGATTTTGGCGACGGTTAATCTGGCATTCGCTTCATCATTTGGTGCTGCTCAAGCTCCAGAAGCCGATACCACCAACGTACTATTTTTACCGCAGGACGTTCGAGAAAAAGTGTTCGGTAATATTCGAGGTGCTTTTCCAAATCGTACGGTATCGACCGGTAACTCCGTAAAAGTCCTTAACAAGGCTTATCAAGATTTTGCTGAATTACGCTATGAGGTGGACGGCAAACAATATTCGTTACAAGATTTTTACGCGCGCACGGCGACCCGCGGAATTATTGTGGTGCAAGGCGATGACATTAAGTTAGAGCACTATTCACCCGGCCATACCGAAGAAACCCGCTGGGTCTCGTTTTCGGTGACTAAGTCCCTGACCTCTATGCTGATTGGCGCAGCGGTCAAAGACGGTTATATCGAAAGTGTTGATGAAAAAGTTGCCGACTACTTGCCGCGCCTGAAAGGCACATCTTATGAGGATGTTCGCATTAAGGATGTACTGCACATGGCCTCAGGTGTTGCTTGGAATGAAGATTATGCGGACCCCAAGTCAGACGTGGCCTTGGCCGGTGCACTGAATGGCATCGATCTGGTGCAGTACCTAGCTAACTTGCCTAAAGTCGCCGAGCCCGGCACAACCTTTAATTACAATACGGGCGAGACAAATCTCGCGGGCGAATTGCTAAGATCGGCCATCGGCAACAATGCTTCTGAGTATTTAGAGCATAAAATCTGGAAGCCTTACGGTATGGAGCATGACGCCTACTGGCTGTTGTCCAGCGAGGGCGGTGTTGAAACAGGGGGCTGCTGCTTGAATGCAACCCTTCGAGACTATGCCCGCATAGGTATGTTCGCTAAAGACCAGGGTGTTTTGCCCGATGGTACTGGTGTACTGCCCGAGGGCTGGATGAAAGAGTCGACGAGTCCTTCCGAAGGCTTTGATGGTTACGGCTACCTGTGGTGGTTGTTCGACGATGGCTCGTATTCAGCGCGCGGTATTTTTCAGCAGTGGATTTATATCGACCCCAAGCGTGATCTCGTCATTGCTACGCACACTAATGCGGCGCAAGCGGTAGAGGACGAAGACCACAAGCACGT
This region includes:
- the glmM gene encoding phosphoglucosamine mutase encodes the protein MSKRYFGTDGIRGEVGVAPITPDFMLKLGWAAGKVFAAKAGKQRPLVVIGKDTRVSGYMFESALEAGLVAAGVDVRLLGPMPTPAVSVMTQTLNATAGIVISASHNPFQDNGIKFFGHDGGKLGDELEFEIEAMIDRPLETSGSSALGKVVRINDAGGRYIEYCKSTVPRGFSLAGLNLVVDCANGATYHVAPAVFQELGANVTKIGTEPNGFNINAGVGSTDMSALAAQVRQTQADLGIAFDGDGDRVLFVDHQGAEIEGDQLLYVMAKSRQQRGCNDQGVVGTLMSNLGLEVGLKALGLGFFRAKVGDRYVKEAMLARGWVLGGESSGHLICTDVSNTGDGIVSALQVLRAVVESGDSLGALCSEMDMMPQTMINVRMSERVDITANPQVQAAVAEVESALGDSGRVLLRLSGTEPLVRVMVEGSNASTVNELCASLATKVEQALAD
- the tpiA gene encoding triose-phosphate isomerase, which gives rise to MPNALVVGNWKMWGSREQAKTLASSVAGSSQSGVDWGVCPPFPYLQVAIDQLGCDRVGAQTVSADQSVPHTGDVSAEMLADLGVRWVIVGHSERRAERHETNELVRAQVERALSQGLVPIVCVGETLEQRNAGQAESVVVEQLDAALQGLVPTTDLVVAYEPVWAIGTGVVATPEQAQAMHAVVRQRVKDLGLSDRTPLLYGGSVKPDNAEGLFALADVDGALVGGASLDAQAFLAIIDAAAAAKAE
- a CDS encoding glycoside hydrolase family 3 protein; amino-acid sequence: MNRVTNKPIRDDNQSGKAGASRLLVCAMALLLTGCADVADQSASSEPAADTQPQLVKVAKQYLEIDGYTFKDLNDNSSLDPYEDWRLPTSERVSDLVARMTINEKAGMMLIQTLNAESEGLLPDKAEKFVKQEYMTRFIFRNPVVPNPDRSAPSGRSGAQITPFEAANYTNAIQALAESTRLGIPALFKSNARNHYEQDSRPGINLSAGSFSTWPKEAGLAATRDQDLIREFADIMRQEWIAIGLRGMYGYMADLSTEPRWYRVHETFTEDADLAADIITTLVTTLQGEQLSKESVALTIKHFPGGGPQAGGGDPHYHFGRNQSYPAGQFDAHLKPFVAAIDAGTSSIMAYYGIPVGQDYQPNDVGMAFSKGIVTGLLREKLGFKGYVNSDTGIIGPVSANRAWGLEDKSIEELLSLAIHSGTDVLSGFDDHSQILSLVESGLISEERLDLSVARLLKEQFELGLFENPYVDPYAATELVGNPEFQAKADLAQRKAIVLLKNENDLLPIKVTGKPVRLFTLGVDTRIESREGVVIESGETNPEAIANADYALIRVTVTNPVTDLSHMPMEPLPVPGLEPATIFGGAAPDELDFLAFSQMANTKSWVVTPSLEQINNTIASVGADKTILAVYFRQPYVMDDASGFAKVGAHIALFGSDDNALLDVVTGRFNPSGRLPFALANSAEAILHQAPDAPGYAPEDTLYGFGHGLSY
- the folP gene encoding dihydropteroate synthase; the protein is MMSEISLDRCYVAGRELQFPAVMGVVNTTPDSFSDGGTLYQSTRLDLDKAFDRCAKMVQEGATILDIGGESTRPGSDPVSVEQELERVIPLVERLARSFDVALSLDTSTPQVMLEGALAGAHIINDVRALQREGALEAACSTDLAVCLMHMQGEPKTMQAQPAYDDVVQDVSGFLNQRIEDCLTAGIDKKRLWIDPGFGFGKTLAHNIELMQNISYFCNGGYPVLVGVSRKSMIGAITGKDVNKRLAGGLALATYALMQGAHIIRTHDVDATMDVVNVVRVLKGEQ
- a CDS encoding SDR family NAD(P)-dependent oxidoreductase, giving the protein MSRKVAFITGASRGIGAETAVQLAKAGYDIAITARTLKEGSEQTYGAVTTSLSGSLEVTAARVEEAGGRALCLTSDILKPRTVLAAIDEAVATLGPIDLLFNNACYQGPGNLSRFLEVEVEQVEAIFTGNVTTPTMAVQKVLPSMIERGSGVIINMVSGSAVNNPPVPVDQGGWSFAYPASKAALIRMVPALRIEHTEPGLRFFNVEPGFVYTQVMKANHFGEEAAARFGPTDPADVAEVIRWLATTEEAMAYHDKTIIFAPQLSKTVSESPHG
- a CDS encoding serine hydrolase domain-containing protein, translated to MRISDRLVPSAFAILATVNLAFASSFGAAQAPEADTTNVLFLPQDVREKVFGNIRGAFPNRTVSTGNSVKVLNKAYQDFAELRYEVDGKQYSLQDFYARTATRGIIVVQGDDIKLEHYSPGHTEETRWVSFSVTKSLTSMLIGAAVKDGYIESVDEKVADYLPRLKGTSYEDVRIKDVLHMASGVAWNEDYADPKSDVALAGALNGIDLVQYLANLPKVAEPGTTFNYNTGETNLAGELLRSAIGNNASEYLEHKIWKPYGMEHDAYWLLSSEGGVETGGCCLNATLRDYARIGMFAKDQGVLPDGTGVLPEGWMKESTSPSEGFDGYGYLWWLFDDGSYSARGIFQQWIYIDPKRDLVIATHTNAAQAVEDEDHKHVAAVIQALRHAL
- the ftsH gene encoding ATP-dependent zinc metalloprotease FtsH, which codes for MSVFNNFNPQQSSERLGYSEFINEIQNDRVRQVLIDGLTINAERYDGSRFETIRPMVEDPKLMDDLLQHKVIVEGKEPEQQSIWMQLLVASFPILIIIAVFMFFMRQMQGGGGGRGGPMSFGKSKARMLGEDQISTTFADVAGVDEAKEDVQELVEFLRDPSRFQKLGGRIPRGVLMSGQPGTGKTLLAKAIAGEAKVPFFSISGSDFVEMFVGVGASRVRDMFDQAKKQSPCIIFIDEIDAVGRHRGAGLGGGNDEREQTLNQLLVEMDGFEGHEGVIVIAATNRPDVLDPALLRPGRFDRQVVVGLPDIRGREQILKVHMRKVPLGEDVEPSKIARGTPGFSGADLANLVNEAALFAARGNARKVGMQQFELAKDKIMMGAERKSMVMSEAEKRNTAYHEAGHAIVGRLMPEHDPVYKVSIIPRGRALGVTMFLPEEDRYSHSRRYIISSICSLFGGRIAEEITLGKDGVTTGASNDIQRATKMARSMVTQWGLSERLGPLMYDEAQEEVFLGRSAGQNHSSVSGETAKAIDEEVRSIIDECYATAKRILEENIDKLHTMADALMHYETIDSGQIDDIMAGREPREPSDWNGSSGGDTTTKAEQDVKGGDNVTPIGGPASEH
- a CDS encoding nuclear transport factor 2 family protein — its product is MSTRRIEELLALRYASICDKRNFSDVKDIVTEDFKQTGPEWHCDGAAAFEAQLGYLKDNFSATMHMVGNQLGEWQGEVYRGETYSIANHLYEKDGVARKLDMAIRYDEEICQENGVYKYARRDVHVIWVSDTALYS
- the secG gene encoding preprotein translocase subunit SecG — encoded protein: MEQIILVVHLLVALAIIGLIMIQQGKGADMGASFGAGASQTLLGSAGSGNALTKATSWLVAAFFATSFALAVVANEKTAPVEDLGIEIPVEVEAPASDLPVVDDEPEAMSPTSDLPIVPDSGDN